A window of the Microbulbifer aggregans genome harbors these coding sequences:
- a CDS encoding GMC family oxidoreductase — translation MPREMIFDYIIVGGGSAGCVLANRLSADEKHRVCLLEAGRSDRSLLIQMPAGISYLVPGKRYNLHHYTDPQPELNDRRLFWPRGRTLGGSSAINAMIYIRGNGADYDAWEAAGSPGWGWRDLLPYFLLAEGNERGSDAYHSGFGPLAVSDLKWRSEAGNAFVRAAQAAGHRLNSDFNGSQQSGVGFYQVTQKHGRRCSSARAYLYPVKNRPNLSVFTKSQVARLLFRGDRVVGVEMLNGHRVLANKEVILCAGAIQSPQLLMLSGVGDESALKKLGIVPQAHLPGVGRNLQDHLDITQVVEASAPVTFSTSFGAMLKNAAHLPEFLFANRGPLTNNVAEAGGFASSSLAGAHPDIQFHFTSAPLFEHGLKKERGYGYSLHACALRPKSRGEITLVSRNPKDLPRIQPNYLAESEDLQVLVEGFEMAREILEQEDLKRYQKRLWSPGKSLSKRKAIESFVRQHAETIYHPVGTCKMGRDDNAVVDAELRVRGVDGLRVVDASIMPTLISGNTNAPVIAIAEKAADLILNKEKSAAVDLEALELQ, via the coding sequence ATGCCCCGTGAAATGATCTTTGATTACATCATTGTCGGTGGAGGCTCCGCCGGCTGTGTATTGGCCAATCGTTTGAGTGCCGACGAGAAGCACCGGGTATGCCTGCTGGAGGCAGGGCGAAGCGACCGCAGCCTGTTGATTCAGATGCCGGCCGGGATCAGCTACCTGGTACCGGGCAAGCGCTATAACCTCCACCATTACACTGACCCCCAGCCGGAGCTGAATGACCGCCGTCTATTCTGGCCCCGGGGGCGCACTCTGGGCGGCAGCAGCGCCATCAACGCGATGATCTATATCCGTGGCAACGGTGCTGACTACGATGCCTGGGAAGCCGCCGGCAGCCCAGGTTGGGGCTGGCGGGATCTGCTGCCATATTTCCTGCTGGCTGAGGGGAATGAGCGGGGTAGCGATGCCTACCACAGTGGCTTCGGACCGCTGGCGGTGTCAGACCTGAAGTGGCGCTCTGAGGCCGGCAACGCCTTTGTCCGCGCTGCGCAGGCGGCGGGTCATCGTCTGAATAGTGATTTCAACGGCAGCCAGCAGAGCGGCGTGGGCTTTTATCAGGTCACCCAGAAGCACGGCCGGCGATGCTCCTCGGCGCGGGCCTACCTCTACCCGGTGAAGAACCGCCCCAACCTCAGTGTTTTTACCAAAAGCCAGGTCGCGCGCCTGTTGTTTCGCGGCGACCGGGTTGTCGGCGTGGAAATGTTGAACGGCCACAGGGTGCTGGCCAACAAGGAAGTGATTCTCTGCGCAGGGGCTATCCAGTCGCCGCAACTGCTGATGCTCTCTGGAGTTGGTGATGAGAGTGCCCTGAAAAAACTCGGGATTGTGCCCCAGGCACACCTGCCGGGTGTCGGCCGCAATTTGCAGGATCATCTGGACATCACCCAGGTGGTGGAGGCGTCGGCTCCGGTGACCTTTTCCACATCCTTCGGGGCGATGCTGAAAAATGCGGCGCACCTGCCGGAATTCCTTTTCGCCAACCGTGGGCCGCTCACCAATAATGTGGCCGAGGCGGGCGGCTTTGCCAGCTCCAGCCTCGCCGGCGCTCACCCGGATATCCAGTTCCATTTCACTTCCGCACCGCTTTTCGAGCATGGACTGAAAAAAGAGCGGGGCTACGGCTACTCGTTGCACGCCTGTGCCTTGCGCCCGAAAAGCCGGGGGGAAATTACCCTGGTGAGCCGCAATCCAAAAGATCTCCCGAGGATTCAGCCCAATTATCTGGCCGAGTCGGAAGACCTGCAGGTTCTGGTAGAGGGGTTCGAGATGGCTCGCGAGATCCTCGAGCAGGAGGACCTCAAGCGTTACCAGAAACGGCTCTGGAGCCCGGGTAAGTCGTTGAGCAAGCGCAAGGCCATCGAGTCTTTTGTCCGCCAGCATGCGGAGACCATCTATCATCCGGTGGGGACCTGCAAAATGGGCCGTGATGACAACGCTGTGGTCGATGCGGAATTGCGGGTTCGCGGCGTGGATGGACTGCGGGTAGTGGACGCCTCCATAATGCCGACCCTCATTAGCGGCAACACCAATGCTCCGGTGATTGCCATCGCCGAAAAGGCGGCGGATCTGATCCTGAACAAGGAGAAGTCCGCGGCCGTCGATCTGGAAGCACTGGAACTGCAATGA
- the tadA gene encoding tRNA adenosine(34) deaminase TadA produces the protein MATPKDYGFMQRALELAEIAAERGEVPVGAVVVQNGEIIGEGSNRPIGNCDPSAHAEIVALRRAADHAGNYRLPDATLYVTIEPCTMCFGAMIHARISRLVYGATEPRAGVVESQLQLGQAGFFNHRIAVEGGVMAEEGGDLVRDFFQRKR, from the coding sequence ATGGCCACGCCGAAAGATTACGGATTTATGCAGCGCGCCCTCGAATTGGCGGAGATCGCCGCCGAGCGGGGAGAAGTCCCGGTGGGTGCTGTGGTGGTACAGAATGGGGAGATTATCGGTGAGGGCAGCAATCGCCCCATCGGCAATTGCGACCCCAGTGCCCATGCCGAGATTGTCGCCCTGCGCCGGGCCGCCGACCATGCCGGCAATTATCGCCTGCCCGATGCCACCCTGTACGTGACCATTGAACCCTGTACCATGTGTTTCGGAGCAATGATTCACGCGCGAATCTCACGGCTGGTGTATGGTGCCACCGAGCCCCGTGCCGGCGTGGTGGAGAGTCAGCTGCAGTTGGGGCAGGCCGGATTCTTCAATCATCGCATTGCCGTCGAGGGCGGTGTCATGGCCGAAGAGGGAGGAGATCTTGTCAGAGACTTTTTCCAACGAAAGCGTTGA
- a CDS encoding family 20 glycosylhydrolase: MNRLLPAVALSVLLAACGKPENVHTPVTQRIADHFSVSQEVLTNFQGVDKALRSDCKLAGGSGAICSTYRISLTNNGDGIGAGERDWTLYFHSIRRTFRLLNRDDFTLEHVKGDLHRLKPNGQFAGIAAGETVELDFLAENWMQFESDFMPRLFVVDADGGALVIASTDSDGIDGLVEPIGKNDPDNWKRTAADANILANASNRYADFTAEESMAVESWRERIIPSPLKTEVLGGTVQIGAGIAVDPGPLSPDSIAAVQTRLQTLGLSAATREGAYLVSVTIEPTAFADQVSGAYRLETTETGASVTGFDQAGAFYGLQSLLALVDIREQTLAQVAVDDAPRFQHRGMFLDVGRNFHTKAVVLRLLDQMAAYKLNRFHFHLSDDEGWRLEIPGLPELTEVGGRRCFDLNEDRCLLPQLGSGPKDDNNGSGYFSVDDYVEILRYAAARHIEVVPEFDMPAHARAAVVAMEARYRRLAESAPEQASEFRLIDSEDDTEYLSVQFYNDSYINPCIDSTYRFVGKLIREVQAMHVAAGVPLETWHFGGDEAVNILASGSFEDAPGSDPEKGDVAASARKQPWSGSPQCQKLVADGDVESMDKLGEHYAKQVSALLVDAGIPTMAAWNDGVKRIDEAAAELATADNYANSWGPLFWGGGDESVHLTESGFDVVQSHSDFLYFDMPYEVDPKESGYYWASRYIDTEKTFSYAPLNTAQLAEVSTDRDGNGWSATSPSMEFAERVRGIQGQLWSEVVRTDAQVEYMVYPRLLALAERAWHRASWELSPQEGQKFSAETDLVDKAALARDWAEFAATLGRKELLKLDRAGVGYRVPVPGAVQLNGDLHAAVPFPGLPVEVFDGERWQSVDKAASSAQVLAVRARSSDGQRAGRAVELPPITQTAER; encoded by the coding sequence ATGAATCGTCTGCTCCCCGCTGTCGCCCTGTCCGTCCTGCTTGCCGCCTGTGGCAAGCCTGAGAATGTCCACACCCCGGTCACTCAGCGCATCGCCGACCACTTTTCCGTGAGCCAGGAGGTTCTGACCAACTTCCAGGGCGTCGATAAGGCGCTGCGGTCCGACTGCAAGCTGGCCGGCGGCAGTGGGGCCATCTGCTCCACCTATCGCATCTCACTGACCAACAACGGTGACGGGATCGGGGCGGGTGAGCGAGATTGGACGCTGTACTTTCACAGCATCCGGCGCACCTTCCGCCTGTTGAATCGGGACGACTTCACTCTCGAGCATGTGAAAGGGGATCTGCACCGGCTGAAGCCTAATGGACAATTTGCTGGAATCGCTGCCGGTGAAACGGTCGAGCTGGATTTCCTGGCCGAGAACTGGATGCAGTTCGAGTCCGACTTTATGCCGCGGCTGTTCGTGGTTGATGCGGACGGCGGGGCGCTGGTGATCGCCTCTACTGACAGCGACGGCATTGACGGGCTGGTGGAGCCGATCGGCAAGAACGATCCGGACAACTGGAAGCGCACCGCAGCAGACGCCAACATCCTGGCGAACGCCAGCAATCGCTATGCGGACTTTACCGCGGAAGAGAGCATGGCCGTTGAGTCCTGGCGGGAGCGGATCATTCCCAGCCCGCTCAAGACGGAGGTGCTTGGCGGGACGGTACAGATTGGGGCTGGAATTGCCGTGGACCCGGGCCCACTGAGCCCGGATAGCATCGCGGCGGTTCAGACACGCCTGCAAACACTAGGACTTTCCGCTGCGACTCGCGAGGGGGCCTATCTCGTTTCTGTCACCATCGAGCCGACGGCTTTTGCTGACCAGGTGAGCGGTGCCTACCGTCTCGAGACAACTGAAACGGGTGCCAGCGTGACGGGCTTCGACCAGGCGGGCGCTTTCTATGGCCTGCAGTCTCTGCTGGCTCTGGTCGACATCCGTGAACAGACCCTGGCCCAGGTCGCAGTTGACGATGCGCCGCGCTTCCAACATCGCGGTATGTTCCTGGACGTTGGGCGCAATTTCCATACCAAGGCCGTGGTACTGCGACTGTTGGATCAGATGGCGGCCTACAAGCTCAATCGCTTCCACTTCCATCTGTCTGATGACGAGGGCTGGCGGCTGGAGATCCCCGGTCTGCCCGAGCTGACTGAGGTGGGCGGGCGCCGCTGTTTCGACCTCAATGAAGATCGTTGCCTGCTGCCCCAACTGGGTTCCGGTCCCAAGGACGATAACAACGGCAGTGGCTACTTCTCCGTTGATGACTATGTCGAGATCCTGCGTTATGCCGCTGCCCGCCACATCGAAGTGGTGCCCGAGTTCGATATGCCGGCCCACGCCCGCGCCGCAGTGGTGGCGATGGAGGCCCGCTATCGCCGCCTGGCTGAAAGCGCGCCGGAGCAGGCCAGTGAGTTCCGGCTGATCGACTCTGAGGATGATACCGAGTACTTGTCGGTGCAGTTCTACAACGACAGCTACATCAACCCCTGTATCGACTCCACTTACCGCTTCGTGGGCAAGTTGATACGGGAAGTGCAGGCCATGCATGTCGCCGCTGGCGTACCGCTTGAGACCTGGCACTTTGGTGGTGACGAGGCAGTGAATATCCTCGCAAGCGGCAGCTTCGAGGATGCGCCCGGCAGTGATCCGGAAAAGGGCGATGTAGCGGCCTCCGCCCGCAAGCAACCCTGGAGCGGCTCGCCGCAATGCCAGAAGCTGGTGGCAGATGGCGATGTGGAATCCATGGATAAACTCGGTGAGCACTACGCCAAGCAGGTGAGTGCGCTGCTGGTCGACGCCGGCATTCCGACCATGGCGGCCTGGAATGACGGGGTCAAGCGGATCGACGAGGCCGCTGCGGAACTCGCCACCGCCGACAACTATGCCAATTCCTGGGGGCCGCTGTTCTGGGGTGGCGGCGATGAGAGCGTGCACCTGACCGAGTCCGGATTCGATGTGGTGCAGTCCCATTCCGACTTCCTCTACTTCGATATGCCTTACGAAGTGGATCCGAAGGAGAGCGGTTACTACTGGGCATCCCGCTATATCGATACCGAGAAGACCTTCAGCTACGCGCCACTCAATACCGCGCAGCTGGCCGAGGTCTCCACCGATCGCGATGGCAACGGTTGGTCTGCCACCTCACCGTCGATGGAATTCGCTGAACGGGTGCGGGGAATCCAGGGGCAGCTCTGGAGCGAGGTGGTACGCACCGATGCCCAGGTGGAGTACATGGTTTACCCCCGCCTGCTGGCCCTGGCTGAACGTGCCTGGCACCGGGCCTCCTGGGAACTGTCACCACAGGAAGGGCAGAAATTCTCGGCAGAGACGGATCTGGTAGACAAAGCCGCGCTGGCGCGTGACTGGGCCGAGTTTGCCGCCACTCTGGGCCGCAAGGAACTGCTGAAGCTGGATCGTGCCGGAGTGGGTTACCGCGTGCCGGTGCCGGGAGCAGTGCAACTGAATGGCGACCTGCATGCTGCCGTGCCTTTCCCGGGACTACCGGTAGAAGTATTTGATGGCGAGCGCTGGCAGTCTGTAGATAAGGCGGCAAGCTCCGCTCAGGTGCTGGCGGTGCGGGCCCGTAGCAGTGACGGCCAGCGAGCCGGCCGTGCGGTGGAGTTGCCGCCGATCACGCAGACGGCAGAGCGCTGA
- a CDS encoding potassium channel family protein: MSETFSNESVEMALAFLINSLLVATVVVIHHEALNGLFRIGQKLTVHRNLALLIGVFGALIAHITEIWLFALGYFYMVHSDAFETLKGNFDGSLIDCAYFSFTTYTSLGFGDIEPLGHLRFTAGLEALTGLVMITWTASFMFLKMQRYWVHRQDGNGY; encoded by the coding sequence TTGTCAGAGACTTTTTCCAACGAAAGCGTTGAGATGGCGCTGGCATTCCTGATCAATTCGCTGCTGGTCGCCACAGTGGTGGTGATTCACCACGAAGCCCTGAATGGCTTGTTCCGAATCGGCCAGAAACTGACGGTGCACCGTAACCTGGCACTGCTGATCGGTGTTTTCGGGGCGCTCATCGCCCACATCACCGAGATCTGGCTTTTTGCCCTGGGTTACTTCTACATGGTGCATTCAGATGCCTTCGAGACATTGAAGGGTAATTTTGACGGCTCCCTGATTGATTGTGCCTATTTCTCCTTCACCACATACACCTCGCTGGGTTTCGGTGATATCGAGCCGCTGGGGCACCTGCGTTTCACCGCAGGGCTGGAGGCGCTGACCGGGCTGGTGATGATCACGTGGACAGCCTCGTTCATGTTCCTGAAGATGCAGAGATACTGGGTGCATCGGCAAGACGGTAATGGTTACTGA
- a CDS encoding RDD family protein, protein MTQQQNPTSFTELPYAGVGKRLAALVYDALIVLGLLMVYGFLAMMVASTVGGLECKPGELDYTPCVGGPLLQLGMLAVIAGYYFWSWRGAGQTIGMRAWRLMVANPEGVQLSWTQCTIRALVAPISLVLFGAGYFWAWTRQDRASWHDLASNSQVRLLPKPSKK, encoded by the coding sequence GTGACCCAACAGCAGAACCCCACCAGTTTTACCGAACTGCCTTACGCCGGTGTCGGCAAACGCCTGGCGGCCCTCGTCTACGACGCACTCATCGTCCTCGGCCTGCTGATGGTCTATGGATTCCTGGCAATGATGGTCGCTTCGACGGTGGGTGGACTGGAGTGCAAGCCAGGGGAGCTGGATTACACCCCCTGTGTCGGAGGGCCGCTGTTACAGCTGGGTATGCTGGCGGTGATCGCCGGCTATTATTTCTGGTCCTGGCGGGGAGCCGGCCAGACGATCGGTATGCGCGCCTGGCGACTGATGGTGGCGAACCCGGAGGGGGTCCAGCTGAGCTGGACGCAGTGCACGATCCGCGCACTGGTCGCGCCGATTTCACTCGTACTCTTCGGTGCAGGGTACTTCTGGGCCTGGACACGTCAGGATCGCGCCAGCTGGCACGACCTGGCATCCAACTCCCAGGTTCGCCTGCTGCCCAAACCCAGCAAGAAATAA
- a CDS encoding class I SAM-dependent methyltransferase, whose translation MTDSEFSDEKVLHSWRRNAAPWQRAIENAEIGSRIRVTDAAIVAAALTHRPRTALDVGCGEGWLCRALASEGIETWGVDGVPELVAAARDKSGDLGQRFMEMRYEEMESARFPLRFDLLVCNFSLIGEASVERVLAAAIDLLEPGGYLLIQTLHPCWGADGDYRSGWRSGTWKGFNDEFSDAPPWYFRTLGDWIALLGEKGLPLSRLDEPVDPETGTPASIIFHAGPA comes from the coding sequence ATGACCGATTCCGAATTCAGCGACGAAAAGGTACTACACAGCTGGCGGCGCAATGCCGCCCCCTGGCAGCGAGCCATCGAGAACGCCGAGATCGGCAGCCGGATCCGAGTAACCGATGCAGCAATTGTAGCCGCCGCCCTCACGCACCGACCGCGTACGGCTCTCGACGTGGGCTGTGGCGAGGGCTGGCTCTGTCGCGCCCTGGCGTCAGAGGGAATTGAAACGTGGGGCGTAGATGGAGTTCCGGAACTGGTGGCGGCTGCGCGGGACAAGTCAGGCGACCTGGGGCAGCGGTTTATGGAAATGCGCTACGAAGAGATGGAGAGCGCCCGCTTCCCGCTGCGTTTTGACTTGCTGGTGTGCAACTTCTCGCTGATCGGCGAGGCATCGGTCGAACGGGTGTTGGCCGCGGCCATCGACCTGCTAGAGCCCGGTGGCTATCTGCTGATACAGACATTGCACCCTTGCTGGGGCGCCGACGGCGACTACCGGAGTGGCTGGAGGAGTGGAACCTGGAAGGGATTCAACGACGAATTCAGCGATGCCCCGCCCTGGTACTTTCGCACCCTCGGCGACTGGATCGCCCTGCTGGGGGAAAAGGGACTGCCACTGTCCCGTTTGGACGAGCCTGTGGATCCGGAGACGGGAACCCCCGCCTCCATCATTTTCCATGCCGGACCCGCATGA
- the lptG gene encoding LPS export ABC transporter permease LptG, with protein MHKLDMYIGRTVALSVGAVLMVILGLDIIFAIVDELGEMDAGYQTAQAIQYVIWTIPGRIYEQLGFSALVGCMVGLGTLAGTSELTVMRAAGVSIGRIAWAVMKPVILLIAIGLALAEFVVPLTNQTAESRKAIALGDLEDAGLESGMWMRDGDEFIHFNAAISGGRLYGITRYHFGGERELEWVEFAERAQFAEDKWMLNNSRATRFSEEFVESDARERGIWQTDISPQLFSLVVPLPSDLSPSSLWSYGRFLDRKGEDASRYWLQFWKKLLQPLTIASLVMVAISFIFGPLREVTTGLRVFTGVIVGIVFQTLQDMLGPSSLVFGFPPFVAVLVPIALCFAVGWMLLRRAR; from the coding sequence ATGCATAAGCTCGATATGTACATCGGCCGCACAGTGGCGCTCTCGGTGGGTGCGGTGCTGATGGTGATCCTGGGTCTCGACATCATCTTTGCCATCGTCGATGAGCTGGGCGAGATGGATGCGGGCTACCAGACGGCCCAGGCGATTCAGTACGTGATCTGGACCATCCCCGGGCGGATCTACGAACAGCTGGGCTTTTCCGCCCTGGTGGGCTGCATGGTGGGGCTGGGTACCCTGGCTGGCACCAGTGAGCTGACGGTCATGCGCGCTGCCGGTGTCTCCATCGGCCGGATTGCCTGGGCAGTGATGAAACCGGTGATCCTGTTGATTGCCATCGGCCTGGCGCTGGCGGAATTTGTGGTGCCACTCACCAACCAGACGGCGGAGAGCCGCAAGGCGATCGCCCTCGGTGACCTGGAGGATGCCGGCCTGGAGAGTGGCATGTGGATGCGCGATGGCGATGAGTTTATCCACTTCAATGCCGCGATATCAGGCGGCCGGCTGTACGGCATTACCCGTTATCACTTCGGGGGTGAACGTGAGCTGGAGTGGGTGGAGTTCGCTGAGCGGGCACAGTTTGCCGAAGACAAATGGATGCTGAACAACAGCCGCGCCACGCGCTTCTCCGAGGAGTTTGTGGAGAGCGATGCCCGCGAGCGTGGTATCTGGCAGACGGACATTTCGCCACAGCTGTTCTCGCTGGTGGTGCCGCTGCCGTCCGACCTTTCGCCCAGTAGCCTCTGGTCCTATGGCCGTTTCCTCGATCGCAAGGGCGAGGATGCCAGCCGCTACTGGCTGCAGTTCTGGAAGAAGTTGTTGCAGCCGCTCACCATTGCCAGCCTGGTCATGGTGGCAATCTCGTTCATCTTCGGTCCATTGCGCGAGGTGACTACCGGCCTACGGGTGTTTACCGGGGTGATCGTGGGCATTGTTTTCCAGACCCTGCAGGACATGCTCGGGCCTTCTTCACTGGTATTCGGCTTTCCGCCCTTCGTGGCGGTGTTGGTGCCCATTGCGCTGTGCTTTGCGGTGGGCTGGATGCTGTTACGGCGGGCGCGCTAG
- a CDS encoding multidrug effflux MFS transporter, translating into MNPGFIKMALILGLLSCVGPFAIDMYLPALPQIAASLDAPVELTQYTLMSFFIAFGVSQLFYGPAADMFGRKPPLYFGLGLFAAASIGCALATSIEWLIALRFLQGVGAAAGMSIPRAVIRDCYTGTRATRLMTTVMLVISISPMLAPLVGSLVIAPFGWPAVFISVGLAALLGLALAFWSLPETLPEKHRVPFRFSAMVRAFYTLFRDRGYMGLTAIGGLGMASFFIFLSTSSFIYTGHYGLTPTQFSLAFSLNAVGFFIASQFAATLGERFGQVIVVRWAVAGFAVSATAMFVLFSLGADSFPLLISMLMLSNAFLGLVVPTTMVLSLEAHGPIAGTAAALGGALQMLLGAVGIVIVSLFFEGQPVSLVAGIAVCALLAQGLSMMTLRFESPLASEG; encoded by the coding sequence ATGAACCCCGGTTTTATCAAGATGGCCCTGATCCTCGGGCTGCTCAGCTGTGTTGGCCCCTTTGCCATCGATATGTATCTGCCCGCGCTGCCGCAGATTGCGGCAAGCCTGGATGCCCCGGTGGAGCTGACCCAGTACACGCTGATGTCTTTTTTCATCGCCTTTGGTGTCAGTCAGCTTTTTTATGGTCCGGCGGCAGATATGTTCGGGCGCAAGCCCCCGCTCTATTTCGGTCTGGGATTATTTGCTGCGGCTTCAATCGGGTGCGCCCTGGCCACTTCCATCGAATGGCTGATCGCACTGCGATTCCTGCAGGGCGTTGGTGCTGCAGCGGGCATGTCCATCCCCCGTGCCGTCATCCGCGACTGCTATACCGGCACCCGGGCCACGCGTCTCATGACCACGGTGATGCTGGTGATTTCCATTTCCCCGATGCTGGCGCCGCTGGTGGGGAGCCTGGTGATCGCGCCGTTCGGCTGGCCGGCAGTGTTTATCTCGGTTGGCCTGGCGGCGCTGCTCGGGCTGGCCCTGGCGTTCTGGAGTCTTCCTGAAACACTACCGGAAAAGCACCGGGTGCCCTTCCGGTTTTCGGCGATGGTGCGCGCCTTTTACACCCTGTTTCGCGATCGCGGCTATATGGGCCTGACCGCGATTGGCGGGCTGGGCATGGCAAGCTTTTTTATCTTCCTCTCCACCTCGTCCTTTATCTATACCGGCCATTACGGGCTGACGCCGACCCAGTTCAGTCTGGCGTTCTCCCTCAATGCGGTCGGCTTCTTTATCGCCAGCCAGTTTGCCGCCACCCTGGGCGAGCGTTTCGGTCAGGTGATTGTGGTGCGGTGGGCAGTGGCCGGCTTTGCCGTCAGTGCTACTGCCATGTTCGTATTGTTTTCCCTTGGTGCGGACAGCTTCCCCTTGTTGATCTCCATGCTGATGCTGAGCAATGCGTTTCTTGGCTTAGTGGTTCCCACTACGATGGTGCTGTCACTGGAGGCCCACGGCCCTATCGCCGGTACCGCGGCGGCTCTTGGTGGTGCACTGCAGATGCTGCTCGGGGCCGTGGGAATTGTAATCGTCAGCCTGTTCTTCGAGGGGCAACCTGTCTCGCTGGTAGCGGGAATTGCGGTCTGCGCACTGCTGGCGCAGGGCCTGTCTATGATGACGTTGCGCTTTGAATCTCCCTTGGCGAGCGAAGGCTGA
- a CDS encoding putative RNA methyltransferase, with protein sequence MIWLCPICHSPLECRDVDWHCGNGHLFDRAREGYVNLLPVQHKHSREPGDSADMLRARRRFLEAGHYRSLAEAITALLPFESGRQLLDVGCGEGYYTRQLHEAGWPADALAGVDIAKAGVRMAAKSQPGSQYVVAGNFDLPVAEDSVDHILRVFAPGDAAELSRVVNPGGSIVDVAPGPEHLWSLKQALYREPREHAPPKPLEGFVPEVELRCCFLFTLESTEEIADFLSMTPFAWKGDAEARAELEQRKRLRLEADFVVRRMVSRK encoded by the coding sequence ATGATCTGGCTATGCCCTATCTGTCATTCGCCCCTGGAATGCCGTGACGTCGATTGGCACTGTGGAAACGGCCATCTGTTCGATCGGGCCCGCGAGGGCTATGTGAACCTGTTGCCGGTACAGCACAAGCACTCCAGGGAGCCGGGTGATTCGGCTGACATGTTGCGCGCTCGCCGACGCTTCCTCGAGGCAGGACACTATCGCTCGCTGGCAGAGGCCATCACTGCATTGCTGCCATTTGAGTCCGGACGCCAACTGCTGGATGTCGGTTGTGGCGAAGGCTATTACACGCGCCAATTGCACGAGGCTGGCTGGCCTGCCGACGCTCTGGCGGGGGTGGATATCGCCAAGGCCGGTGTGCGCATGGCGGCCAAGAGCCAGCCGGGCAGTCAGTATGTCGTGGCGGGAAATTTTGATCTGCCCGTAGCGGAAGACAGTGTCGACCATATCCTGCGGGTATTTGCCCCCGGTGACGCGGCGGAGCTCAGTCGCGTGGTCAACCCCGGAGGTTCGATCGTCGATGTGGCGCCGGGGCCGGAGCACCTGTGGTCCCTCAAACAGGCCCTGTACCGGGAGCCTCGTGAACACGCACCGCCAAAACCGCTGGAGGGTTTTGTGCCCGAGGTGGAGCTGCGCTGCTGTTTCCTTTTCACTCTGGAGAGTACTGAGGAGATCGCCGATTTCCTGTCCATGACGCCCTTTGCCTGGAAAGGGGATGCCGAGGCGAGGGCAGAACTGGAGCAGCGGAAGCGGCTCAGGCTGGAAGCGGACTTTGTCGTGCGGCGCATGGTGAGCCGCAAGTAA